The genomic stretch ATCTGTTTCTGATTGAATCGTGAATACAAATCATATAATCTCATTGGAAGATTATAATTCACTGTTTTATTAAATCAAGTGCTTTCAAAAGAACAAATTGAGACAGCATCAAATCCAGAGGAACAAGTAGCTTCAATTATTTGGTGATAAGCCTATATCAAGAAGATGGCTTCTGGGAGCGAAGGCTCCATGTCGAAAAACTGATGAAAAGCCGGATACTGACGGAAAGTACACTTTCTTTGGAAGCGGGGTTACCCCCACTTCCTGCTTGATGTGAGAATCGTGGCTAAAACCTGGAGATCTCCACGAGCAGCTGATCTTTCTTCACAGTATCACCTTTTGAGACGTGTATCCTGCTGACGATCCCGCTGATGCTGGAGCAGATCTCATTGTGCATCTTCATTGCTTCAAGAAGCAGCAGCATATCTCGAGGTTTAACTGAATCTCCTTCAGATACGAGAATATCAATAATTAATCCAGGGATGAAAGCTCTGACTTCAGAAAGATCAGGCATTCCATCAAATGCTTTCAGTGATCCTTCAGGAATTTCCGTTGAATATTCCGTACCGTCGATATTAAGGTTACTGAGTTTACTTTCCATAATTCTTCTATCCTCTACAGAGGAATATTGCCATGTTTATGGCCAATTTCAAAGGAATCCGCAACAGAGAAAGCTTTAATGAATGTTTCTCTGGTCATGCTTGATTTAATAATGGTATCAATGTAGCCTTTTTTCGCGGCAACGTATGGATTGGAAAATTTCTCTTCGTATTCATTCACTTTTTCCTGCCTGAAGGCTTCGGGATCATCGGCTTCTGCTATTTCCCTGCGGAAAATTATGTTTGCGGCCCCTTCAGGACCCATGACAGCTATTTCTCCGGAAGGCCATGAAGTAACAAATGTTGCTCCGAGATGCCTGCTGCACATGGCTATGTAAGCACCGCCATAAGCCTTTCTCATTATCAGAGTCATTTTTGGAACTGTAGCCTCACTGTATGCATAGAGCAGCTTGGCTCCATGTCTGATAACACCCGCATGTTCCTGGTCTGTTCCAGGGAGATATCCTGGAGTATCAACCATTGTGAGCAGAGGGATGTTGAAGGAATCACAGAATCTGATGAATCTTGCCGCTTTATCTGAAGCATTTACATCGAGAACTCCCGCAAGAACTCTTGGCTGATTGGCAATAATACCGATAGTTTTTCCGTCAAGCCTTGCGAATCCTACAACGATATTCCTGGCCCACCGTTCGTGAACCTCAAGGAAATTTGAAGCGTCAACTATTCCCCGGATGAGTTCCTTGACACAGTAAGCCCGCTTCCTGT from Candidatus Aegiribacteria sp. encodes the following:
- a CDS encoding acetyl-CoA carboxylase biotin carboxyl carrier protein subunit encodes the protein MESKLSNLNIDGTEYSTEIPEGSLKAFDGMPDLSEVRAFIPGLIIDILVSEGDSVKPRDMLLLLEAMKMHNEICSSISGIVSRIHVSKGDTVKKDQLLVEISRF